The Streptomyces pactum genome contains a region encoding:
- the nrfD gene encoding NrfD/PsrC family molybdoenzyme membrane anchor subunit, with translation MATTLAQTAPIEHAQPWGTLLAVYFTLIGIPSGLTLMVWWHRNRYPTAALSLDWRAGWATLGLLAAAGLLLTIDLGRPERFHLMLTEFGNWDSPISLGAKIIAVKTFLIAVALYLLWRRRTASRDTPAQARGMTARFDTSVAWLLGASSVALAVYPVAVLARTWVSPLAATNSSALLFLITSLLMGCATVLILDAVSPNEAEQQRGLNRITLALLMAYTVTLVFGAASVSGGPAKKSLDTVLTGEHAPLFYTCVIGAGVLLPAAALALAGKRRWARLPAAGGLLAGTAAIRYLIFTA, from the coding sequence GTGGCGACCACACTCGCGCAGACAGCACCGATCGAGCACGCTCAGCCCTGGGGCACGCTGCTCGCGGTGTACTTCACTCTCATCGGGATTCCCAGCGGCCTGACCCTCATGGTGTGGTGGCACCGCAACCGCTACCCGACCGCGGCCCTCAGTCTGGACTGGCGGGCCGGCTGGGCCACCCTCGGCCTGCTCGCGGCGGCCGGGCTGCTGCTCACCATCGACCTCGGCCGGCCCGAACGCTTCCACCTGATGCTCACCGAGTTCGGCAACTGGGACTCGCCCATCTCCCTCGGCGCGAAGATCATCGCGGTCAAGACGTTCCTCATCGCCGTCGCGCTCTACCTCCTGTGGCGCCGCCGGACCGCGTCCCGCGACACCCCTGCTCAAGCCCGTGGCATGACGGCCCGTTTCGATACCTCGGTGGCATGGCTGCTGGGAGCGTCCAGCGTCGCGCTCGCCGTATACCCGGTCGCTGTCCTCGCCCGAACCTGGGTCTCACCGCTGGCGGCCACCAACAGCTCCGCGCTGCTGTTCCTGATCACCTCGCTGCTGATGGGCTGCGCCACCGTCCTGATCCTCGACGCCGTGAGCCCGAACGAGGCCGAACAGCAACGCGGCCTGAACAGGATCACTCTCGCCCTGCTCATGGCCTACACCGTCACCCTCGTATTCGGCGCCGCCTCCGTCAGCGGCGGACCGGCGAAGAAGTCCCTGGACACGGTCCTCACAGGTGAGCACGCGCCGCTGTTCTACACCTGCGTCATCGGCGCCGGCGTTCTCCTCCCCGCGGCCGCACTCGCCCTCGCCGGGAAGCGTCGCTGGGCCCGTCTGCCGGCGGCCGGCGGACTGCTCGCCGGAACCGCGGCCATCCGCTACCTCATCTTCACGGCCTGA
- a CDS encoding mycoredoxin, which produces MVTVYSTTWCGYCDRLKKQLDRENIAYTEVDIETDPEAAQTVMKANGGNQVVPTVIFSDGTAMTNPGVLRIKQHLAKTA; this is translated from the coding sequence ATGGTCACCGTCTACTCCACCACCTGGTGCGGCTACTGCGACCGCCTGAAGAAGCAACTCGATCGCGAGAACATCGCCTACACCGAAGTTGACATCGAAACCGACCCCGAAGCGGCACAGACCGTCATGAAGGCCAACGGCGGCAACCAGGTCGTCCCCACCGTGATCTTCTCCGACGGCACCGCCATGACCAACCCCGGCGTCCTCCGGATCAAGCAGCACCTCGCGAAGACCGCCTGA
- a CDS encoding 4Fe-4S dicluster domain-containing protein: MPRFGMLIDLNTCIGCHACSVACKNEFDVPLGVFRDTVKVVEDGEYPNAGKHFIPVLCNQCEDAPCLNACPTDAITRLPNGEVVIEEGDCNLNRFCMAACPYDAIYEDPQTQTASKCTFCEHRTSKGGEPACVEACPTGCRVFGDLDDPDSKISRMASDNEIDVWKPEANTQPKVFYVDPKRALPLIAVDGVQVDQSTDLKGR; encoded by the coding sequence ATGCCCCGATTCGGCATGCTCATCGACTTGAACACCTGTATCGGCTGTCACGCCTGCTCGGTGGCCTGCAAGAACGAGTTCGACGTGCCACTCGGAGTCTTCCGCGACACGGTCAAGGTCGTCGAGGACGGCGAGTACCCCAACGCCGGCAAGCACTTCATACCCGTGCTGTGCAACCAGTGCGAAGACGCTCCCTGCCTGAACGCCTGCCCCACCGACGCGATCACCCGCCTGCCCAACGGCGAGGTCGTCATCGAGGAAGGCGACTGCAACCTCAACCGGTTCTGCATGGCCGCCTGCCCCTACGACGCCATCTACGAAGACCCGCAGACCCAGACCGCATCGAAGTGCACCTTCTGCGAACACCGCACCTCCAAGGGCGGCGAGCCCGCATGCGTGGAGGCGTGCCCCACCGGCTGCCGCGTCTTCGGCGACCTCGACGACCCCGACAGCAAGATCTCGCGGATGGCCAGCGACAACGAGATCGACGTCTGGAAGCCCGAGGCGAACACCCAGCCCAAGGTCTTCTACGTCGACCCCAAGCGGGCCCTGCCCCTCATCGCCGTCGACGGCGTCCAGGTCGACCAGAGCACCGACCTCAAGGGACGGTGA
- a CDS encoding phosphonate ABC transporter ATP-binding protein: MKIELKDVSASFADSDAPALNDISLTIDQAEHVVLLGPSGSGKTTLLRCILGAVAPTSGMIRVGDLDPTDDSDLRALRRKTGVIRQGNDLVLGLRAQTNAVLGTAPAWGLREWASVLRGKVPGRYQERVHALAEAQGILPYLRNRVENLSGGQRQRVALVRAVLSEPQLLLADEPTSGLDPVTSQAAVDTLREAKGVTVVVSTHDLGIARQFSRVIALRAGRVCFDGPQLSEHDAEEIYQGTAVPA; the protein is encoded by the coding sequence ATGAAGATCGAGCTGAAAGACGTCTCCGCGTCGTTCGCCGACAGCGACGCACCCGCCCTCAACGACATCTCGCTCACCATCGACCAAGCCGAACACGTCGTCCTGCTGGGCCCCTCCGGCTCCGGCAAGACCACGCTGCTGCGCTGCATCCTGGGCGCCGTCGCTCCGACCTCCGGAATGATCCGGGTGGGCGACCTCGACCCCACCGACGACTCCGATCTGCGCGCACTGCGCCGCAAGACCGGCGTCATCAGGCAAGGCAACGACCTGGTGCTCGGTCTGCGGGCACAGACCAATGCGGTGCTGGGCACCGCGCCCGCCTGGGGGCTGCGCGAATGGGCCTCCGTTCTGCGCGGCAAGGTACCCGGCCGATACCAGGAGCGGGTGCACGCGCTTGCCGAGGCCCAGGGAATCCTCCCGTATCTGAGGAACCGGGTGGAGAACCTCTCCGGTGGACAGCGGCAGCGGGTCGCGCTGGTCCGCGCGGTCCTGTCCGAGCCACAGCTGTTACTGGCGGACGAACCGACCTCCGGCCTGGACCCGGTCACCTCCCAGGCTGCCGTCGACACACTGCGTGAGGCGAAGGGCGTGACCGTCGTGGTGTCGACCCACGACCTCGGCATCGCCCGGCAGTTCTCGCGCGTGATCGCCCTGCGGGCCGGCCGGGTCTGCTTCGACGGGCCGCAGCTCTCCGAACACGACGCCGAGGAGATCTACCAGGGAACGGCGGTACCGGCATGA
- a CDS encoding molybdopterin-containing oxidoreductase family protein has translation MTTDTHTTSGNEAAGSSPTWELSRRDLLRIGAAAGAAVAGLGAIEIARDPQTGVTPEGAGARPVTVPSLCQMCTTACGIVGHVADGRLLRITGNPEDPNSQGSVCAKGVAGPSVLYDPFRMLYPLKRVGERGSGRWRRVSWDEAYDEMATRLKEIRERGKPEEFAFQQGRNRSADIVARFLNAYGTPSHFNHRALCSSNRRAAIATTIGESDWDLGDFENSQYVLNFGSNWAEAHQGHIPVAIRMMRARRKGAKLVTFETRMSNTAALSDEWFCVKPGTDGLIALAMANVICREQLWDKQWLDAWSNYPAAKVAEHVAQYTPAYAEQESGVPAAVIERIAREFAAAAPQCTTICNRGSASHRNGYYNDRAITMLNALVGNMGKVGGWCWHPNSAWDKKALPEPGPVPDKPKAKSVIAEAKDWPLANAFEGKKMKVAEVIYLWIKEGRQKVSALMTYNADTAWSFPEAQLVRSVLKDERLIPFHVCIDVMYSETAHLADLILPWATYLERWDIDSRPPQSLVDYVGLRQPVVEPRGESKDIREIFPELARRIGGGMQTYFPWKTTEDYLEEYFKPVPGGFPRMKATGIWIDPAKKPLYEPHLKRLTPDELDGAEEDTRTGIFYKGKDEKTGGPLAIGVRIAGVPRRGFLTPSRKVEIHSDFVVGAGKDVGREIQPLPVYEPIPSHQRDLPDDHLIMTSYKINVHNAHRTMQSKWLQEISHTNPALLNRATADKLGIADGDWIDVTSFRPDDPAVPGGDGSKVGTLRTRVRLTEGVHPMVLAIAHNAGRSVGGAYATNGKDTADNPGYGEATDRDLDRLWWKGAISVPQNDLLPIYPDPVVGGQSYHDTVVQIRKV, from the coding sequence ATGACCACCGACACCCACACCACCAGCGGCAACGAGGCAGCCGGGTCTTCACCGACCTGGGAGCTGTCCCGCCGGGATCTGCTGCGCATCGGCGCCGCCGCCGGCGCCGCCGTGGCCGGCCTCGGCGCCATCGAGATCGCCCGCGACCCGCAGACCGGCGTCACCCCCGAAGGAGCCGGTGCGAGGCCTGTGACGGTTCCTTCCCTGTGCCAGATGTGCACCACCGCCTGCGGCATCGTCGGTCACGTCGCCGACGGACGCCTGCTGAGAATCACCGGCAACCCGGAGGACCCCAACAGCCAGGGTTCGGTCTGCGCCAAGGGCGTCGCCGGCCCCTCGGTGCTCTACGACCCGTTCCGCATGCTGTACCCGCTCAAGCGCGTGGGCGAGCGGGGCTCGGGACGCTGGCGGCGCGTCAGCTGGGACGAGGCGTACGACGAGATGGCCACCCGTCTGAAGGAGATCCGGGAACGCGGCAAGCCGGAGGAGTTCGCATTCCAGCAGGGCCGCAACCGCTCCGCCGACATCGTCGCCCGGTTCCTCAACGCCTACGGCACCCCTTCGCACTTCAATCACCGGGCCCTGTGCTCGTCCAACCGGCGAGCCGCGATCGCCACCACGATCGGTGAGTCCGACTGGGACCTCGGCGACTTCGAGAACAGCCAGTACGTACTCAACTTCGGCTCCAACTGGGCCGAGGCGCACCAGGGCCACATCCCCGTCGCGATCCGCATGATGCGCGCCCGCCGCAAGGGCGCCAAACTCGTCACTTTCGAGACCCGCATGTCCAACACCGCGGCGCTCTCGGACGAGTGGTTCTGCGTCAAGCCGGGCACCGACGGCCTGATCGCCCTGGCCATGGCGAACGTGATCTGCCGCGAACAGCTGTGGGACAAGCAGTGGCTCGACGCCTGGTCGAACTACCCGGCCGCGAAGGTCGCCGAACACGTCGCCCAGTACACCCCGGCCTACGCCGAACAGGAAAGCGGCGTCCCGGCCGCGGTGATCGAACGGATCGCCCGCGAGTTCGCCGCCGCCGCACCGCAGTGCACCACCATCTGCAACCGCGGGTCCGCCTCCCATCGCAACGGCTACTACAACGACCGGGCCATCACCATGCTCAATGCCCTGGTCGGCAACATGGGCAAGGTCGGCGGCTGGTGCTGGCACCCCAACTCCGCCTGGGACAAGAAGGCCCTCCCCGAACCCGGGCCGGTACCGGACAAGCCCAAGGCGAAGAGCGTCATCGCAGAGGCCAAGGACTGGCCCCTGGCCAACGCCTTCGAAGGCAAGAAGATGAAGGTCGCCGAGGTCATCTACCTGTGGATCAAGGAAGGCCGGCAGAAAGTGTCGGCCTTGATGACCTACAACGCCGACACTGCCTGGTCCTTTCCCGAAGCCCAACTCGTCAGAAGCGTGCTGAAGGACGAGAGGCTCATCCCGTTCCACGTGTGCATCGACGTGATGTACTCAGAGACCGCGCATCTCGCCGACCTGATCCTGCCGTGGGCCACCTATCTCGAGCGGTGGGACATCGACTCCCGCCCTCCGCAGAGCCTGGTCGACTACGTGGGACTACGTCAGCCCGTAGTGGAACCGCGCGGCGAGTCCAAGGACATCCGTGAGATCTTCCCCGAACTCGCCCGCCGCATCGGCGGCGGAATGCAGACCTACTTCCCCTGGAAGACCACCGAGGACTACCTGGAGGAGTACTTCAAACCCGTCCCGGGCGGCTTCCCCCGCATGAAAGCCACCGGCATCTGGATCGACCCGGCCAAGAAGCCGCTCTACGAGCCCCACCTGAAACGCCTCACACCGGACGAGCTCGACGGCGCGGAGGAAGACACCCGGACCGGCATCTTCTACAAGGGCAAGGACGAGAAGACCGGCGGGCCGCTCGCGATCGGTGTCCGGATCGCGGGGGTTCCGCGCCGCGGCTTCCTCACCCCCTCACGCAAGGTCGAGATCCACAGCGACTTCGTCGTCGGTGCGGGCAAGGACGTCGGGCGCGAGATACAGCCGCTGCCGGTGTACGAACCGATACCCAGTCACCAGCGGGACCTCCCCGACGACCACCTCATCATGACCAGCTACAAGATCAACGTGCACAACGCCCACCGCACCATGCAGTCCAAGTGGCTGCAGGAGATCTCCCACACCAATCCCGCCCTGCTCAACAGGGCCACCGCCGACAAGCTGGGCATCGCCGACGGCGACTGGATCGACGTCACCAGCTTCAGGCCCGACGATCCCGCCGTCCCCGGGGGTGACGGCTCCAAGGTCGGCACCCTGCGCACCCGCGTCCGGCTCACCGAGGGCGTCCACCCCATGGTGTTAGCCATCGCGCACAACGCCGGCCGCAGCGTCGGCGGCGCCTACGCCACCAACGGCAAGGACACCGCGGACAACCCGGGCTACGGCGAAGCCACCGACCGCGATCTGGACCGCCTGTGGTGGAAGGGCGCAATCAGCGTCCCCCAGAACGACCTGCTGCCCATCTACCCCGACCCGGTCGTCGGCGGCCAGTCCTACCACGACACCGTCGTGCAGATACGGAAGGTCTGA
- a CDS encoding MMPL family transporter, giving the protein MSVGTSEPVHTQEPPGRRTLADRTAAVMVGRRKIVMVAWLVLVLLAAPFAVTLNGALSGAGWTASGSESQEVREELREDFADLGAEAAVIVVQVPAKDDLDTAVSGLIDSLDGQEDVRKVTDPRTQPAQAGLISEDGTTALVPVHLQADDEAGLPEAAAAVGDTVKDSDLPKGATADVTGEWPMWADFNESNEKAMLKAELMSGLPMMILLVIVFGSLIAAGMPMMLTVVGIAVAYGTLHLITMATPVSVWSMNFSMMIGMALGIDYSLFIVTRYRAERAKGHGAQAALATTLATSGKAIFLSGLALIMALGAVFLLPVMVFRSMALGMIIAVVAVVAAALTLLPAVLAALGDRVLRGRAERSHRSEARWGRWADGVVRRPALGLVAGLVLLGALTAPVIGVQLGMPGARVVDSGYSSRDGYETMTDAFGPGAAATIYVTTPTGDADKVISAAEDRSGVKEAALAAEPADTGRTVVRITPTTAIDDNKTSDLVSDLRSDLDENVPAAKVGGPAAQNHDMTEALAASAPWIIALVLVMSLMMMLIVFRSVVIALVSIAMNLLTVGAAFGIASIIFQHGVGASLIGIESQGFINAWAPVFFFAILFGLSMDYQLFLLASVREKYELSGDTRTAVREGIAATGRPITNAAVIMVIVFVAFGVTGPIPPTELGITLAIAVILDATLVRMLVVPASLAVFGNSNWWMPRWLDRVLPAFSFKH; this is encoded by the coding sequence ATGTCTGTCGGCACGTCCGAGCCCGTCCACACCCAGGAACCGCCGGGCCGGCGCACCCTCGCCGACCGCACCGCAGCGGTCATGGTCGGCCGCCGCAAGATCGTCATGGTCGCCTGGCTGGTCCTGGTGCTGCTCGCGGCCCCGTTCGCCGTCACTCTCAACGGCGCCCTTTCCGGCGCCGGTTGGACGGCCTCCGGATCCGAGAGCCAGGAGGTCCGCGAAGAGCTCCGCGAGGACTTCGCAGACCTCGGCGCCGAAGCCGCCGTCATCGTCGTCCAGGTGCCGGCCAAGGACGACCTGGACACGGCCGTGAGCGGCCTCATCGACTCCCTCGACGGCCAGGAGGACGTCCGCAAGGTCACCGATCCCCGCACCCAGCCGGCGCAGGCCGGTCTCATCAGCGAGGACGGCACGACCGCACTCGTCCCGGTCCACCTGCAGGCCGACGACGAAGCCGGGCTCCCCGAAGCCGCCGCCGCGGTGGGCGACACGGTCAAGGACAGCGACCTGCCCAAGGGCGCCACCGCGGACGTCACCGGTGAGTGGCCGATGTGGGCGGACTTCAACGAGTCCAACGAGAAGGCCATGCTCAAGGCCGAACTCATGTCCGGCCTGCCGATGATGATCCTGCTCGTCATCGTCTTCGGCAGCCTGATCGCCGCGGGCATGCCCATGATGCTGACCGTGGTCGGCATCGCCGTCGCCTACGGCACCCTGCACCTGATCACCATGGCCACACCCGTGTCGGTGTGGTCGATGAACTTCTCCATGATGATCGGCATGGCGCTCGGCATCGACTACAGCCTGTTCATCGTCACCCGCTACCGAGCCGAGCGCGCCAAGGGCCACGGCGCCCAGGCAGCGCTGGCCACCACCCTCGCGACCTCCGGCAAAGCGATCTTCCTCTCCGGCCTCGCACTGATCATGGCGCTCGGCGCGGTGTTCCTGCTGCCGGTCATGGTCTTCCGGTCCATGGCCCTCGGCATGATCATCGCGGTCGTCGCGGTCGTCGCCGCCGCCCTCACCCTGCTGCCGGCCGTTCTGGCAGCCCTCGGCGACAGGGTGCTGCGCGGACGCGCCGAGCGCAGCCACCGCAGCGAAGCACGCTGGGGCCGCTGGGCGGACGGTGTCGTACGGCGTCCCGCCCTCGGCCTGGTCGCCGGCCTGGTCCTCCTCGGCGCCCTGACCGCACCGGTCATCGGAGTACAACTGGGCATGCCGGGCGCCCGCGTCGTCGACTCCGGATACTCCAGCCGCGACGGCTACGAGACCATGACCGACGCCTTCGGACCCGGTGCCGCAGCCACCATCTATGTCACCACCCCCACCGGTGACGCGGACAAGGTCATCAGCGCGGCCGAGGACCGGTCCGGCGTCAAGGAAGCGGCGCTCGCCGCAGAACCGGCCGACACGGGCCGCACCGTCGTCCGGATCACCCCGACCACCGCCATCGACGACAACAAGACCTCCGACCTCGTCAGCGACCTGCGCTCCGACCTCGACGAGAACGTACCCGCGGCCAAGGTGGGCGGCCCCGCCGCGCAGAACCACGACATGACCGAGGCGCTGGCCGCCTCAGCGCCGTGGATCATCGCCCTGGTACTCGTCATGTCGCTGATGATGATGCTCATCGTCTTCCGCAGCGTCGTCATCGCCCTGGTGTCGATCGCGATGAACCTGCTCACCGTCGGCGCCGCGTTCGGTATCGCATCGATCATCTTCCAGCACGGTGTGGGCGCCTCGCTGATCGGCATCGAATCCCAGGGCTTCATCAACGCCTGGGCACCGGTGTTCTTCTTCGCGATCCTCTTCGGCCTGTCGATGGACTACCAGCTGTTCCTGCTCGCCTCCGTCCGCGAGAAGTACGAACTCAGCGGTGACACCCGCACCGCCGTGCGCGAGGGCATCGCCGCGACCGGACGGCCCATCACCAACGCCGCGGTCATCATGGTCATCGTCTTCGTGGCCTTCGGCGTCACCGGACCCATCCCGCCGACCGAACTCGGCATCACCCTGGCCATCGCCGTCATCCTGGACGCCACCCTGGTGCGGATGCTGGTCGTGCCCGCCTCCCTCGCCGTCTTCGGCAACAGCAACTGGTGGATGCCGCGCTGGCTCGACAGGGTGCTGCCGGCCTTCTCCTTCAAGCACTGA
- a CDS encoding NAD(P)/FAD-dependent oxidoreductase, protein MRRNILVLGSGFGGLSTVRELEKYVDPNDKITLVDRSESQVQGLSLLWLLRGWRTLEDVTVHPTKDALGKATHHVADVEQLDLPGRQVRTSKGVLDYDALVLALGAELNTAAVPGLDDALAAGVAAHYYTAEAAVDAHAKLTATTSGKVVFLVTRMPYKCPAAPYEGAMLASDLLTETGVRDNVSVDVYTPEPQPMPVAGPVVGAGVVQMLESQKIGFHPGRTVTQVDPAARELVFDDGERVSFDLLVFIPPHQAPAPVKAADLSPTGFVPVDAHTQKTIIDGVWALGDVASITLTNGKPLPKAAVFAKGQAEAVAQGVARHLGYDAPEPHFAGEGHCYLELGGHLAAKGAGDFYHPDGPKIEMSQPSEELHRAKEREEQEWLALWNAAPGRN, encoded by the coding sequence ATGCGACGCAATATCCTCGTACTCGGGTCAGGCTTCGGCGGCCTGAGCACCGTGCGGGAACTCGAGAAGTACGTGGACCCGAACGACAAGATCACCCTCGTCGACCGCAGCGAGAGCCAGGTGCAGGGCCTGTCCCTGCTGTGGCTGCTGCGCGGCTGGCGGACTCTGGAGGACGTCACCGTCCATCCGACCAAGGACGCCCTCGGCAAGGCGACGCACCACGTCGCCGATGTCGAGCAGCTCGACCTGCCGGGCAGGCAGGTCCGCACCTCGAAGGGCGTGCTGGACTACGACGCGCTGGTCCTGGCGCTCGGAGCGGAACTGAACACCGCAGCCGTCCCCGGCCTGGACGATGCCCTCGCGGCGGGAGTGGCAGCGCACTACTACACGGCCGAGGCCGCGGTCGACGCACACGCGAAGCTGACGGCCACCACCTCGGGCAAGGTCGTCTTCCTGGTGACCCGCATGCCCTACAAGTGCCCGGCCGCACCGTACGAGGGGGCGATGCTCGCCTCGGACCTGCTCACCGAGACCGGGGTGCGCGACAACGTCTCCGTCGACGTCTACACGCCCGAGCCGCAGCCGATGCCGGTGGCCGGCCCGGTGGTCGGCGCCGGGGTGGTGCAGATGCTCGAATCGCAGAAGATCGGCTTCCATCCCGGACGCACGGTCACGCAGGTGGACCCCGCCGCGCGGGAGCTCGTCTTCGACGACGGCGAGCGGGTCTCCTTCGACCTGCTGGTGTTCATCCCGCCGCACCAGGCCCCGGCCCCCGTCAAGGCGGCCGATCTGTCACCCACCGGATTCGTCCCGGTGGACGCCCACACCCAGAAGACGATCATCGACGGCGTGTGGGCGCTCGGTGACGTCGCCTCGATCACGCTGACGAACGGCAAGCCGCTGCCCAAGGCCGCGGTCTTCGCCAAGGGACAGGCCGAAGCGGTGGCCCAGGGTGTGGCCCGCCACCTCGGCTACGACGCCCCGGAGCCGCACTTCGCCGGTGAGGGCCACTGCTACCTGGAGCTCGGCGGGCACCTCGCCGCCAAGGGCGCGGGCGACTTCTACCACCCCGACGGACCGAAGATCGAGATGTCGCAGCCGTCCGAGGAGCTGCACCGCGCCAAGGAACGTGAGGAGCAGGAGTGGCTCGCCCTGTGGAACGCCGCTCCCGGCCGCAACTGA
- a CDS encoding DsrE/DsrF/TusD sulfur relay family protein yields the protein MNFLFVFHDPPYGTERVYNGLRWATEVAKREGNEVKVFLFGDAVVSVADGQKTPDGYYNTGKMSVNFARQGGEIGCCGTCMDARGMSDEGLVKGAHRSSMNELTDWTLWADKVINV from the coding sequence GTGAACTTCCTTTTCGTCTTCCACGACCCGCCCTACGGCACGGAACGCGTCTACAACGGGCTGCGGTGGGCGACCGAAGTGGCCAAGCGCGAGGGCAACGAGGTCAAGGTCTTCCTGTTCGGGGACGCGGTGGTCTCCGTCGCGGACGGCCAGAAGACGCCGGACGGCTACTACAACACCGGCAAGATGTCGGTGAACTTCGCCCGCCAGGGCGGGGAGATCGGCTGCTGCGGCACCTGCATGGACGCGCGGGGGATGAGCGACGAGGGCCTGGTCAAGGGCGCCCACCGCTCCTCCATGAACGAACTGACCGACTGGACTCTGTGGGCCGACAAGGTCATCAACGTCTGA
- a CDS encoding GNAT family N-acetyltransferase, with translation MPHTWNTRAETDADIPAIRDIVRTAFPTPAEAALVDALRADPEAWIDGLSLVAVDDDDRPVGHALLTRCHIGDSPALCLAPVAVRPEAQNGGAGSAAVRAALTAAAGLGEHHVVVLGHPEYYPRFGFGRASAHGIGLTIDVPDEALMALTLDAARPLPAGTVRYAAPFGI, from the coding sequence ATGCCCCACACCTGGAACACGCGCGCCGAGACCGACGCCGACATCCCCGCCATCCGTGACATCGTCCGCACCGCCTTCCCCACACCGGCGGAGGCCGCCCTCGTCGACGCGCTTCGCGCCGACCCCGAGGCGTGGATCGACGGCCTGTCCCTCGTCGCGGTGGACGACGACGACCGCCCCGTGGGCCACGCCCTGCTGACCCGCTGCCATATCGGGGACAGCCCGGCGCTCTGCCTGGCACCCGTCGCCGTCCGGCCCGAGGCGCAGAACGGCGGCGCCGGTTCCGCGGCCGTCCGGGCGGCACTCACCGCGGCCGCAGGCCTGGGCGAACACCACGTCGTGGTCCTCGGGCACCCGGAGTACTACCCGCGGTTCGGCTTCGGCCGGGCCTCCGCGCACGGCATCGGCCTGACCATCGACGTTCCGGACGAGGCCCTGATGGCCCTCACCCTGGACGCGGCCCGCCCGCTGCCCGCCGGCACGGTGCGCTACGCGGCACCGTTCGGCATCTGA
- the phnE gene encoding phosphonate ABC transporter, permease protein PhnE, producing the protein MSADTNTSAGERGSACGPKVPVQRDGSKPPPPDVSAQMRGPKRSRTTWIVLAVAFAAVVWSLDGTGVSVANLAAGWEGARDIFSGLFPPELDGELLQAVGRAALETLQISIAALFFGTIGGLVLAVLMAGNIGAPRWLSGGARLIATVCRSVPELLWALVFVAVVGLGPAAGVYAISLHAAGLLAKLVSEQLEAVDPAPVEAMRMTGASKLATGLLAVIPQARNNIASLVLYQWECNIRSSAIIGFVGAGGIGQALGISMRLFRYQELATLMIALLLLVVAVDQISRFLRRRMGAATR; encoded by the coding sequence ATGAGCGCCGACACCAACACGAGCGCGGGTGAGCGGGGATCGGCCTGCGGGCCGAAGGTCCCGGTCCAGCGCGACGGGTCCAAGCCGCCGCCGCCCGACGTCTCGGCGCAGATGCGTGGTCCCAAGCGGTCCAGGACCACCTGGATCGTGCTGGCCGTGGCCTTCGCGGCGGTCGTCTGGTCCCTCGACGGCACGGGCGTGAGCGTCGCCAATCTTGCGGCCGGCTGGGAGGGCGCCCGTGACATCTTCTCCGGCCTCTTCCCGCCGGAGCTGGACGGGGAGCTGCTGCAGGCGGTCGGTCGGGCCGCACTGGAGACACTTCAGATCTCCATCGCCGCCCTGTTCTTCGGCACCATCGGCGGCCTCGTCCTCGCCGTGCTGATGGCCGGCAACATCGGGGCACCACGCTGGCTGTCCGGCGGCGCCCGCCTGATCGCCACCGTCTGCCGCTCCGTGCCCGAACTGCTGTGGGCCCTGGTCTTCGTCGCCGTCGTCGGCCTCGGCCCGGCAGCAGGCGTCTACGCCATCTCCCTGCACGCCGCCGGCCTGCTCGCCAAACTCGTCTCCGAACAGCTCGAAGCCGTCGACCCCGCGCCGGTGGAAGCCATGCGCATGACCGGCGCATCCAAACTCGCCACCGGCCTCCTCGCGGTCATCCCGCAGGCCCGCAACAACATCGCCTCCCTCGTGCTCTACCAGTGGGAGTGCAACATCCGCAGCTCCGCCATCATCGGCTTCGTCGGTGCCGGCGGCATCGGACAGGCCCTCGGCATCTCCATGCGCCTGTTCCGCTACCAGGAACTGGCCACTCTCATGATCGCGCTGCTCCTGCTCGTCGTCGCCGTCGACCAGATCAGCCGCTTTCTGCGCCGCCGTATGGGTGCAGCGACCCGCTAG